A region of the Coxiella-like endosymbiont genome:
CAAAATATTTTCTAATTGTTTTCAATTGTTTTTACCGAAATCCTCCGCTGATTCTATAAAATTTCCAAAAATACGAGTTTTTGGCGAATCAAACATTTCTTTTGTTTCACCCTCTTCGCCAATTTTACCTTCATGGAGAAAAATAGTTTTATGGGCAACCTCACGTGCAAATTTAATTTCATGAGTAGCAATCACAATCGTCATCCCTTTTTCCGCCAAGTTTTGAATTAATTCTCGCATTGCGGTAATCATTTTAGGATCTAATGCCGAGGTTGGTTCATCAAATAACATAATTTCAGGCTCCATCATCAAAGCTCGAGCAATAGCGGCCCGCTGCTGCTGTCCGCCCGACAATCGTGCAGGATATTCATTTTGTTTAGATAAAATTCCCACTTGATCTAACAATAATTTTGCCTTTTCGATGGTCTGTATTTTAGACATTTTCAACACTTGCTGAGGCGCTTCAATCAAATTTTGTAGAATGGTTTGATGGGTCCATAAATGAAATT
Encoded here:
- a CDS encoding amino acid ABC transporter ATP-binding protein, giving the protein MKKIEVHALKKNYQEPVLQGVSFSAQSGDVVALLGDSGAGKSTLLRCLNLLEIPDSGRIVINGLQFHFSSKIKKLTRKTLIALRSKVGMVFQQFHLWTHQTILQNLIEAPQQVLKMSKIQTIEKAKLLLDQVGILSKQNEYPARLSGGQQQRAAIARALMMEPEIMLFDEPTSALDPKMITAMRELIQNLAEKGMTIVIATHEIKFAREVAHKTIFLHEGKIGEEGETKEMFDSPKTRIFGNFIESAEDFGKNN